In the Leptospira sp. WS4.C2 genome, one interval contains:
- the mtaB gene encoding tRNA (N(6)-L-threonylcarbamoyladenosine(37)-C(2))-methylthiotransferase MtaB: MKIKFHTLGCRLNFFETDGMYSVLKDKGFSLAQAEEEAQYIVVNTCTVTNKADVKNRNIIRNAIRTNPGAKVYVTGCYAETDKEILQNIPGVFGVFGNSEKSALPYKILEDWEGKETYPHKILDRFSYSDVLPEGHTRAYLKIQDGCNRKCSYCKIPAARGLGVSRNYNDVLDQVRYLQDNGVGEIQLTGVNLGWYRLENGEKGFLNLLEDILKILEYSRIRLSSIEPPDVGSGLLDLMKHPRFCKFLHIPIQSGSRKVLKDMRRTYHPDAFRTRIELAKEKLPNLFLGTDVIVGFPSETELEFQETKQLLVELGFAKLHVFPYSVRKGTTAESFGDPIPGDEKKRRVLDLMSLSSALHTKYSESVIGKTYEAILESDGRFVTDNYLKGRLADSFRFDTLQTGQFVDVRCLEYKPAKDREGEFVFGLSL, translated from the coding sequence GTGAAAATTAAGTTTCATACACTCGGTTGTCGGTTGAATTTTTTTGAAACCGACGGTATGTACTCTGTTCTGAAAGATAAAGGGTTTTCTTTGGCACAAGCGGAAGAGGAAGCTCAATACATCGTTGTCAATACCTGTACTGTTACAAATAAGGCTGACGTAAAGAATCGTAATATCATTCGTAATGCCATTCGTACAAATCCTGGAGCCAAAGTTTATGTAACTGGTTGTTACGCGGAAACAGATAAAGAAATTTTACAAAACATTCCTGGTGTTTTTGGCGTTTTTGGAAATTCAGAAAAAAGTGCACTTCCCTATAAGATATTAGAAGATTGGGAAGGAAAAGAAACTTATCCCCATAAGATACTCGATCGTTTTTCTTATTCGGATGTACTTCCCGAAGGTCATACCCGCGCTTATCTAAAAATCCAAGATGGCTGCAATCGTAAATGTTCTTATTGCAAAATTCCTGCAGCAAGGGGCCTTGGGGTCAGTAGGAACTACAATGACGTTTTAGACCAAGTTAGATACCTTCAGGACAATGGGGTTGGCGAAATTCAGTTAACTGGTGTTAATCTGGGGTGGTACAGATTAGAAAATGGAGAAAAAGGTTTTTTAAATCTTTTGGAAGATATTTTAAAAATCTTAGAATACTCTCGAATTCGATTGTCCTCGATAGAACCTCCCGATGTTGGATCGGGACTATTAGATCTTATGAAACATCCTAGGTTTTGTAAATTTTTGCATATACCCATTCAAAGTGGAAGCCGTAAGGTTTTAAAAGATATGCGAAGGACTTACCATCCAGATGCTTTTCGCACAAGGATCGAACTGGCAAAAGAAAAACTTCCCAATTTGTTCCTCGGAACCGATGTGATTGTTGGATTTCCTTCAGAGACCGAACTTGAATTCCAAGAAACAAAACAATTATTAGTGGAACTTGGGTTTGCAAAACTCCATGTGTTTCCGTATTCGGTGCGTAAGGGAACAACTGCTGAATCTTTTGGGGATCCGATTCCAGGTGATGAAAAAAAACGCAGGGTGCTTGATTTGATGTCACTCAGTTCTGCGCTTCATACTAAATATTCAGAGTCGGTGATTGGAAAAACTTATGAAGCTATCCTTGAAAGTGATGGCAGGTTTGTAACTGACAACTATCTGAAAGGCAGATTGGCTGACTCTTTCCGCTTTGATACTTTACAAACTGGGCAATTTGTAGATGTTAGGTGCCTTGAATACAAACCCGCCAAAGATAGAGAGGGTGAGTTTGTTTTTGGATTGTCTCTTTAG
- a CDS encoding ABC transporter permease, giving the protein MLFLAIRQILSRPQQSILTLIGIVLGTAGYIVFSGIMLGFQAVITDQLVNSDGQIKISPKDELITERTFEDVFFQGKTVRWLSPPSGRTDNSRLTNVLGWMDKLSNDHRVLSFAPQLTKEVIFVNGKATAPARFVGVDPNIQPKVTNLSDYIIEGKISDLSRGTSLAIMGEGVLNKLGAKIGDTISVYIPGTDLIPLKVVGILSTGNRLVDEVTVYSSLSTVQSITKSSGEISQIIVKIKDIRAAAQIAEDWRYFSKDKVESWDEVNASILQVFRTQDIVRNSTTFTIILVVAFGIYNILNMVVNQKKKEVAILRSIGFDEKDTIQLFIFQGLFLGTLGAVIGIFVGVLGCYYIDGIPIGDPKQNSKALMKTMMISWDWVIYVKGFFIAVLSASIASYIPARMASRLSPVDIIRGAT; this is encoded by the coding sequence ATGTTGTTTCTTGCCATAAGACAGATTCTTTCTAGGCCCCAACAATCCATCCTTACACTCATTGGAATTGTGCTTGGGACCGCTGGTTATATTGTATTTTCAGGAATTATGCTCGGGTTTCAGGCAGTCATTACGGACCAATTAGTGAATTCCGATGGGCAAATCAAAATCTCTCCTAAAGATGAACTCATTACCGAACGAACTTTTGAAGATGTTTTTTTTCAAGGGAAAACAGTTCGTTGGTTGTCTCCGCCATCTGGAAGGACAGACAATTCTCGATTAACAAATGTTCTTGGGTGGATGGACAAATTATCCAACGACCATAGGGTTCTTTCCTTTGCCCCGCAGCTAACCAAGGAAGTTATTTTTGTAAATGGAAAAGCAACAGCACCAGCAAGGTTTGTGGGTGTTGATCCCAATATCCAACCTAAGGTTACTAATTTAAGTGATTATATTATCGAGGGAAAAATTTCAGATTTATCTAGAGGAACTTCCCTTGCCATTATGGGCGAAGGTGTACTCAATAAACTTGGTGCAAAGATTGGAGATACCATCTCTGTATACATTCCGGGAACAGATTTAATCCCTTTGAAGGTGGTTGGAATTTTAAGTACTGGCAATCGTTTGGTCGATGAAGTTACAGTATATTCTTCGTTATCTACTGTTCAAAGTATTACAAAATCGAGCGGCGAAATTTCTCAAATCATTGTTAAAATTAAAGACATTCGAGCCGCTGCACAAATTGCCGAAGATTGGAGATACTTTAGCAAAGATAAGGTGGAAAGTTGGGATGAAGTGAATGCGAGTATTCTCCAAGTTTTTAGAACTCAGGATATTGTGCGTAACTCAACAACATTTACAATTATTCTCGTAGTTGCTTTCGGTATTTACAATATTTTGAATATGGTTGTGAACCAAAAGAAGAAGGAGGTAGCCATCCTTCGTTCGATTGGGTTTGATGAAAAAGACACTATCCAACTATTTATATTCCAAGGATTGTTTTTAGGAACCTTGGGTGCTGTGATTGGGATTTTTGTCGGGGTCCTCGGATGTTACTATATCGATGGAATTCCCATTGGGGACCCAAAACAAAACTCAAAAGCACTTATGAAAACTATGATGATTTCTTGGGACTGGGTAATTTATGTAAAAGGGTTTTTCATTGCCGTACTCAGTGCATCAATCGCCAGTTATATTCCAGCCCGTATGGCAAGTCGTCTTTCTCCTGTTGATATCATTCGAGGGGCAACCTAA
- a CDS encoding ABC transporter ATP-binding protein, which yields MLGIEANHIFKSFGEPPQDVIKDVSLEIAVGDFVALTGKSGSGKSTLLYIVSGLDNPTSGDVKLNGHSLIGMGSEEIHRLRNLSIGFVFQFHYLLPELTGLENITMPARKTGSQKAIEEYALHLMESFSVLHCKDKFPSQMSGGEGQRVAIARALVQKPKFLFADEPTGNLDTANGDKVMEIFKRINQVDGTTILFVTHDPDYAGLASRRVHMIDGKIAEIS from the coding sequence ATGTTAGGAATAGAGGCCAATCATATTTTTAAATCCTTTGGTGAACCACCGCAAGATGTGATCAAGGATGTTTCTCTGGAGATTGCCGTAGGTGATTTTGTTGCTCTTACAGGTAAGTCAGGATCTGGAAAATCTACCTTACTATACATTGTTAGTGGTTTAGACAATCCTACTAGCGGAGATGTTAAGTTAAATGGACATTCGCTTATAGGGATGGGAAGTGAAGAGATCCATCGTTTGAGAAACTTATCCATCGGTTTTGTTTTCCAGTTTCATTACTTACTTCCTGAACTTACTGGCCTCGAAAACATTACTATGCCTGCCAGAAAAACTGGATCTCAAAAAGCGATTGAAGAGTATGCCCTTCATCTTATGGAAAGTTTTTCAGTTTTGCATTGTAAGGATAAGTTTCCAAGCCAGATGTCTGGAGGAGAAGGGCAAAGGGTGGCTATCGCAAGGGCTCTTGTTCAAAAACCTAAATTTCTTTTTGCCGATGAACCGACCGGTAATTTGGATACAGCTAACGGTGATAAGGTGATGGAGATATTCAAACGGATCAATCAGGTAGATGGAACTACCATTCTTTTTGTTACGCATGACCCTGATTATGCGGGTCTTGCGAGTCGCCGGGTTCATATGATCGATGGTAAAATAGCGGAAATTTCTTAA
- a CDS encoding multiheme c-type cytochrome translates to MRFQRFQLTNIFLLITMFVSCSDENFIESHWKHPISEQGKPPLHFSSLEKNLDPKACGSCHKNQFQKWEKSDHAKSISKGFLWQKEVLSSKEYLSCFQCHSPLAETKSELAIEYQKPEILNSKSNNFPEGISNPSILCASCHVRNQIRFGPPSRISQTNEYLTNNLPHNGYIAKKEFESSEFCKSCHESKETGIKLGGKRLMEVYSEWKRSPFAKQGIQCQNCHMPDRDHSWKGIHDKTFVQNSLQPSWSITEKNGKYKIQAEIKSIGVGHEFPTYIVPKIYLRFYAVLKNKSTPILLEESIVGRIVNTNLTEEYLDTRIKPQKSHFVRFDYEPNENTIREFLWKIEVDPDEHYIRSFEEQLTKKGNQLSKQLKKLLQESLDEKRNSRYLLFTLSLQVPVSLPP, encoded by the coding sequence ATGCGATTCCAACGATTTCAACTTACGAACATCTTTCTTTTAATCACAATGTTTGTAAGTTGTTCGGATGAAAATTTTATTGAATCTCATTGGAAACATCCGATTTCAGAACAGGGGAAACCCCCATTACATTTCTCATCGCTCGAAAAAAACTTGGATCCAAAAGCTTGTGGGTCATGCCATAAAAATCAATTTCAAAAGTGGGAAAAAAGCGATCACGCTAAATCGATTAGCAAAGGTTTTTTATGGCAGAAGGAAGTTTTGTCTTCTAAGGAATACCTATCGTGTTTTCAATGCCATTCACCTTTAGCAGAAACCAAATCAGAACTTGCCATTGAATACCAAAAGCCGGAAATTCTGAATTCAAAATCTAATAACTTTCCAGAAGGGATCTCAAATCCATCCATTCTTTGTGCCTCATGTCATGTTCGGAATCAAATTCGATTTGGCCCGCCGAGTAGAATTAGCCAGACCAATGAGTATCTGACAAACAATCTACCACATAACGGATACATTGCGAAAAAGGAATTTGAATCTTCCGAATTTTGTAAGTCTTGTCATGAAAGTAAAGAAACAGGAATCAAACTGGGTGGGAAAAGGTTAATGGAAGTTTATTCCGAATGGAAAAGAAGTCCTTTTGCAAAACAAGGGATCCAGTGCCAGAATTGTCATATGCCAGATCGGGATCATTCCTGGAAGGGAATTCACGATAAAACATTTGTCCAAAATTCTTTACAACCTAGCTGGAGCATTACAGAAAAAAATGGTAAATACAAAATACAAGCGGAAATAAAATCTATTGGCGTTGGTCATGAATTCCCCACTTATATCGTTCCGAAAATCTACTTACGTTTTTATGCGGTTCTTAAAAATAAATCTACTCCCATCCTTCTGGAAGAATCGATCGTGGGAAGGATAGTCAACACGAATCTGACAGAAGAATATTTAGATACGAGGATCAAACCTCAAAAGTCACATTTTGTAAGATTTGACTATGAACCGAATGAAAATACAATCAGAGAATTTCTATGGAAGATTGAGGTGGATCCTGACGAGCATTACATACGAAGTTTTGAAGAACAACTAACGAAGAAAGGAAATCAATTATCGAAACAATTGAAAAAGTTATTACAAGAGTCCCTTGATGAAAAGAGGAACTCTCGTTATCTATTATTTACTTTGAGTTTGCAAGTGCCTGTTTCACTTCCGCCATGA
- a CDS encoding efflux RND transporter periplasmic adaptor subunit produces MDRKKLYIIGSVFVIVLTITTFWLLRNSQSNRMGVERGSLVEAVYALGTVKPVESYSLKFGIAASVREIFVEEGQSVTKGQALLVNDSGITFRSPFNGTLTKLNVAKNETAMPGLPLLEIQNLKEVYISVSLDQESALRVKPGQQAQLSFESIRGNVYKGKVERIYPSNGQFLVRIEPHELPQGILPDMTTDVAIEVSSKENVILVPLVAVDRGKLVRFRNGKRDKIEIRIGAINSEYGELIQGDLKEGDEVLVKN; encoded by the coding sequence ATGGATCGTAAAAAGCTATATATCATTGGTTCCGTTTTTGTAATCGTTCTAACCATTACAACCTTTTGGCTCCTTAGAAATTCCCAATCCAACCGAATGGGAGTCGAAAGAGGTTCGTTAGTGGAAGCTGTATATGCTTTAGGAACGGTAAAACCTGTAGAGAGTTATAGTTTAAAATTTGGAATTGCTGCCTCTGTCCGTGAGATTTTTGTGGAAGAGGGGCAATCGGTCACAAAAGGCCAAGCACTTCTAGTTAACGATTCAGGAATTACTTTTCGTTCTCCTTTCAATGGAACCTTAACCAAGTTAAATGTGGCCAAAAACGAAACGGCTATGCCCGGCCTTCCGCTTTTGGAAATTCAAAATTTAAAAGAAGTATATATCTCCGTATCTCTCGATCAAGAATCCGCTTTACGAGTCAAACCAGGACAACAAGCCCAACTTAGTTTTGAATCGATTCGAGGGAATGTGTATAAGGGAAAGGTGGAAAGGATTTATCCATCCAATGGGCAATTTTTAGTTCGAATTGAACCACATGAACTGCCACAAGGAATTTTACCTGATATGACAACAGACGTGGCCATTGAAGTATCTTCTAAGGAAAATGTCATCTTAGTTCCATTAGTTGCAGTTGATCGTGGAAAATTAGTACGGTTTCGAAATGGGAAACGAGATAAAATTGAAATTCGTATTGGAGCCATCAATTCTGAATATGGAGAACTCATCCAAGGAGATTTGAAAGAAGGCGATGAAGTATTGGTAAAAAACTAA
- a CDS encoding PLP-dependent aspartate aminotransferase family protein, with protein sequence MFEHFETDAIRIQTKRTGEKEHSTPLFLTSSFVFDDAEHARALFAEEVTGNQYTRFSNPNTTELIDKLCSLEHTEDGIATASGMSAVFTSVFGLIKSGDHIVSARAIFGSTHQIFANILPRFGVTTTYVDINKPELWEAAFQENTKIVYIETPSNPGLDIVDLAWVSALCKKKNAILIVDNCFCSPYIQRPADFGADLVIHSATKYLDGQGRVIAGVILGKKEFIQPIRYMARNTGPSLSPMNAWIISKSLETLAVRMDRHSENAMKLAEFLEQSPDVELVRYPFLPKDPGYAIAKKQMKAGGGIVSFVIKGGIDRARKFLDSLKWFSLTANLGDTRTTVTHPTSTTHSKLSEAERLAVGILPGLIRVSVGLEHIDDIMAEVKQALANSK encoded by the coding sequence ATGTTTGAACACTTTGAAACTGACGCTATCCGCATCCAAACCAAACGAACCGGGGAAAAGGAACATTCCACCCCACTTTTTTTAACATCGAGTTTTGTTTTTGATGATGCGGAACATGCAAGGGCACTCTTTGCGGAAGAAGTCACTGGTAACCAATATACAAGGTTTTCCAATCCCAATACTACTGAACTCATCGATAAACTTTGTTCTTTGGAACATACCGAAGATGGAATCGCTACAGCATCAGGGATGTCCGCTGTGTTTACCTCTGTGTTTGGCCTTATCAAATCGGGTGATCATATCGTATCGGCAAGGGCCATTTTTGGGTCAACTCATCAAATTTTTGCAAACATTCTTCCTCGTTTTGGAGTGACTACAACCTATGTTGATATCAACAAACCAGAGTTATGGGAAGCCGCTTTCCAAGAAAATACAAAGATCGTTTATATTGAAACACCTTCCAATCCAGGACTTGATATCGTAGACTTAGCATGGGTATCAGCACTCTGTAAAAAGAAAAATGCCATCCTCATTGTAGACAATTGTTTTTGTTCACCTTATATCCAAAGGCCCGCTGACTTTGGGGCTGATCTTGTGATTCATTCGGCAACCAAATATCTAGATGGCCAAGGACGGGTCATTGCTGGGGTCATTTTAGGAAAAAAAGAATTCATCCAACCAATTCGATATATGGCTCGTAATACAGGACCGTCTCTTTCTCCGATGAATGCATGGATTATATCCAAAAGTTTAGAAACACTTGCTGTAAGGATGGATAGACATTCTGAAAATGCGATGAAATTAGCCGAATTTTTAGAACAATCGCCAGATGTGGAATTGGTTCGGTATCCTTTTTTACCGAAGGATCCCGGTTATGCGATCGCTAAAAAACAAATGAAAGCTGGTGGTGGTATTGTTTCCTTTGTGATCAAAGGGGGTATCGATCGAGCAAGGAAATTTCTAGATTCATTGAAATGGTTTTCTCTTACTGCTAATTTAGGTGATACAAGGACTACGGTAACTCATCCCACTTCGACAACACATTCTAAGTTATCAGAAGCGGAAAGACTTGCAGTAGGAATCCTTCCTGGACTCATTCGTGTTTCTGTTGGTCTAGAACATATCGATGATATCATGGCGGAAGTGAAACAGGCACTTGCAAACTCAAAGTAA
- a CDS encoding rhodanese, translating into MKTNLLYKSIALITAGFIGACGGAKNNDTQNLLLAALALSSGIKVNTAAELAKESNDDYNLNEYGLITPSTLGKWVNNWAGTKPAGINGKLVILQNGASATVGKEYIGGNGNDVVVYSFTFADGASALDGGDGFSQKRNSGLSDTVSIIANGTKIDSILNRYGIDPINDLVVFVSSANANSHVQGTLRGFYSFRYWGFDAKNLAFLNGTLPRLAITDGNFVPFSSTTNTPPSYSNRYTIKSVRVDNTILMLPLEDVISAVKSPNNVSVVGLTSSVFISDARSSSGSSNEYNGVIRSTTSEVAGKYVGFEGRIKGAKELKWTDLLDSEFRFKPKADLKAYYAGKGYQVGQTAIQLCRTNNRSQVTGFSYIAILGYPSTYYDGSWIEWGSLTGGGPAAKLPSDSPYRTDIPELSEVITYNVAGDVDTTLPTNLNTFATTSRKIIEEDKAYKR; encoded by the coding sequence ATGAAAACCAATCTACTATACAAGTCGATTGCTCTTATTACCGCGGGGTTCATCGGAGCCTGCGGTGGAGCCAAGAACAACGATACCCAAAACCTACTTCTAGCAGCCCTAGCCCTTTCTTCAGGAATTAAGGTCAACACTGCCGCTGAGTTAGCTAAGGAATCTAACGACGATTATAACCTGAACGAATACGGTCTTATCACTCCATCTACCTTGGGTAAATGGGTGAACAATTGGGCGGGAACGAAACCTGCGGGCATCAACGGGAAACTTGTTATCTTACAAAACGGGGCAAGTGCAACTGTCGGAAAAGAATATATCGGTGGAAACGGAAATGATGTAGTCGTGTATTCTTTTACCTTTGCTGACGGCGCAAGTGCATTAGATGGTGGAGATGGGTTTAGCCAAAAGAGAAATAGCGGACTTAGCGATACAGTCTCCATCATTGCTAACGGAACAAAAATTGATTCCATTCTCAATCGGTATGGAATTGATCCTATCAATGACTTGGTTGTATTTGTATCTTCAGCCAATGCAAATAGCCATGTGCAAGGAACCTTACGCGGTTTTTATTCTTTCCGCTATTGGGGATTTGATGCTAAAAATCTAGCCTTCCTAAACGGAACATTGCCAAGACTTGCCATAACTGACGGAAATTTTGTTCCCTTCAGTTCAACAACGAATACACCTCCTAGTTATAGCAATCGTTACACGATAAAATCAGTGAGAGTTGATAACACAATCCTAATGTTGCCTTTGGAAGATGTAATTTCAGCAGTAAAATCGCCTAATAATGTATCTGTTGTTGGACTTACCTCTAGTGTCTTTATTTCTGATGCAAGGTCTTCTTCTGGATCCAGTAATGAATACAATGGAGTCATCAGAAGTACAACTTCCGAAGTGGCAGGTAAATATGTTGGCTTTGAAGGCAGAATCAAAGGTGCTAAAGAACTGAAATGGACTGACCTCTTGGATTCAGAGTTTAGATTCAAACCAAAAGCAGACTTAAAAGCTTACTATGCCGGGAAAGGTTATCAAGTAGGACAAACAGCGATTCAACTTTGTCGAACCAATAACAGATCACAGGTGACTGGATTTTCCTATATAGCAATCCTTGGATACCCTTCTACCTATTATGATGGAAGTTGGATCGAATGGGGAAGTTTAACTGGTGGCGGTCCTGCTGCGAAACTACCTTCTGATTCGCCATACCGCACTGACATTCCAGAACTATCCGAAGTGATCACTTACAATGTCGCAGGCGATGTGGATACAACGTTGCCTACTAATCTAAATACCTTTGCAACAACTTCAAGAAAGATTATCGAAGAAGACAAAGCTTACAAACGCTAA
- a CDS encoding helix-turn-helix domain-containing protein, with protein METEIESFSAATENERNVDEVLTVVLGETLKRRRLELGLSMERLSQLSTVSRGMLGLIESGKTTPSIGILWKLSKTLRIPIGEMIPDLFAQSPRFIGANEGKRWISAKNTAESRIFYQEERDRLSIVEWRLSTGKLSQFSHLPTAFDIKIYQVSGQSKIKLKTKEILLGPGDCAFFPIAELESIENDFAEDSKLLWIASKKVR; from the coding sequence ATGGAAACAGAAATTGAAAGTTTTTCGGCGGCAACAGAAAACGAAAGAAATGTAGATGAAGTCCTAACAGTCGTTCTCGGAGAAACCTTAAAACGGAGGAGGCTGGAATTAGGTTTATCTATGGAGAGATTATCACAGCTATCAACCGTTAGTCGTGGAATGTTAGGACTCATTGAGTCTGGGAAAACAACCCCCAGTATTGGAATTTTATGGAAATTATCCAAGACACTCCGTATCCCCATTGGAGAAATGATACCCGATTTGTTTGCACAATCTCCTCGTTTTATCGGAGCGAACGAAGGAAAACGTTGGATTTCTGCTAAAAATACAGCAGAATCTCGCATTTTTTACCAAGAAGAAAGAGACAGGTTGAGTATTGTAGAATGGAGACTTTCAACAGGAAAACTCTCACAATTCAGCCATTTACCAACTGCCTTCGATATCAAAATTTACCAAGTCTCTGGACAGTCAAAAATCAAACTCAAAACAAAGGAGATTCTCCTCGGACCCGGTGATTGTGCCTTCTTTCCGATTGCCGAATTAGAATCCATAGAAAATGATTTTGCCGAAGATTCAAAACTGCTCTGGATTGCTTCCAAAAAGGTAAGATAG
- a CDS encoding rhodanese-like domain-containing protein has product MKLKFITIISFLIIQVFGCKGLPEYLFLPQSLKFDLTPFLFRVYSPAELATLSNADFNENDSGLITSTKFSRFLSNWANNRPSGIFGNLVVFQIQTSGSSGRYVFFDGKQTFAYPIPNLPDLLADTRDDGVLSIDGVVPKGKKISDFFALYGIDPAIDYIVFAQDTSSLANLSSATFAYYSLLYWGFPKERLAILNGSIADLTAASNLFTTPSYTYTNSNRAGSIKTLYRDQTVLQLTIGDLIHAIKNGNTNLEEVDPIPLEGFFLIDGRPNASYTGTVNSTASGSKYANCTSKTNSTFVTNTCLVTYEGRIKSSTNLVPTDLYDGTTFQFKSLNQLQTYLNQIGYQTNKQIYVYGEDATKGSLVWFVLHQILGKPTRLYEGGWKQFGALGLRSPSSGSSPSAITQPASYWRTDIATLSESNTSNADANVPNYQLDISRQFSKTANKLRTEDKGFLRGTSSSGSSGGGGSPSGGGGNACGG; this is encoded by the coding sequence ATGAAACTTAAATTCATAACAATAATTAGCTTTCTAATCATCCAAGTATTCGGCTGTAAAGGTTTACCGGAATACCTCTTCTTACCGCAAAGTTTGAAGTTCGACCTAACTCCATTTTTATTTCGTGTTTACTCCCCAGCAGAATTGGCGACCTTATCCAATGCTGATTTTAACGAGAACGATAGTGGATTGATTACTTCCACGAAGTTCTCTCGTTTTCTATCAAATTGGGCAAACAATCGTCCTTCTGGCATTTTTGGGAATTTAGTTGTTTTTCAAATTCAGACATCGGGATCTAGCGGGCGTTATGTTTTTTTTGATGGGAAACAAACATTTGCATATCCAATTCCAAATTTGCCAGATTTGTTAGCAGATACTAGAGATGATGGAGTTTTATCAATTGATGGTGTCGTACCCAAAGGAAAAAAAATCTCTGATTTTTTTGCTCTCTATGGAATTGATCCTGCAATTGATTATATCGTATTTGCGCAAGATACTTCTTCTCTTGCAAACCTTTCTTCAGCAACATTTGCTTATTACTCCTTGTTGTATTGGGGATTTCCAAAAGAAAGATTAGCGATTTTAAATGGATCTATTGCAGATTTAACAGCAGCAAGTAATCTTTTTACGACTCCGTCTTACACTTATACAAATAGTAACCGGGCAGGAAGTATAAAAACTCTTTACCGAGACCAGACAGTTTTACAGCTCACAATTGGTGATTTGATTCATGCTATCAAAAATGGTAATACCAATTTGGAAGAAGTAGATCCAATTCCTTTGGAAGGTTTTTTTCTCATAGATGGCAGACCTAATGCATCGTATACGGGAACAGTCAACTCAACTGCATCTGGTTCCAAATATGCCAATTGTACAAGCAAAACAAATTCCACGTTTGTTACCAATACTTGTCTTGTCACTTATGAAGGACGAATCAAGTCTTCGACAAATTTAGTTCCGACAGATTTATATGATGGAACCACTTTCCAGTTTAAATCCTTGAACCAGTTACAAACTTATCTGAATCAGATTGGATATCAGACCAATAAACAAATTTACGTTTATGGAGAGGATGCAACAAAGGGATCGCTTGTTTGGTTTGTATTACACCAAATTTTAGGAAAACCCACTCGGTTGTATGAAGGTGGTTGGAAACAATTCGGCGCACTAGGACTTCGTTCTCCTTCTTCTGGATCCAGTCCCAGTGCCATCACTCAACCTGCTTCTTATTGGCGAACTGATATCGCAACCCTGTCAGAAAGTAATACATCCAATGCGGATGCAAATGTGCCCAATTACCAGTTGGATATATCCAGACAGTTTTCAAAAACAGCCAATAAACTTAGGACAGAAGATAAAGGTTTTTTAAGAGGGACTTCCTCTTCTGGATCTTCAGGCGGTGGTGGCTCTCCTAGTGGCGGCGGAGGAAACGCTTGCGGGGGATAA
- a CDS encoding tetratricopeptide repeat protein — protein sequence MKHFIHIAAVTCFLVTSLFAQDKEQVGSAYFQAVDEYKVKNYNKSIELVKSLLTDGKSSYEFYALLAFNYDKLNDFENSYKNILEARKRKPDDEDLLQASLGILTRNKKWKPAIELAEKTIPMYPQNPEVRYFYALALSEKGASKTALSQIEKAKAGSPSDFRMLELEGKIYYNLKNYDKADVSLRWASSLNQNSAEIWNNLALVQEALYKSNKKLGKKSQANTYLTEAKDCIQKASDLNGESATIKENSKRIAAFTSL from the coding sequence ATGAAACATTTTATCCACATTGCCGCTGTTACTTGCTTTCTCGTAACATCTCTTTTTGCTCAAGATAAGGAACAAGTTGGTTCCGCTTACTTTCAGGCTGTTGATGAGTATAAGGTAAAGAATTACAATAAATCCATAGAACTCGTAAAAAGTCTTTTGACTGATGGTAAATCGTCTTACGAATTTTATGCATTACTTGCCTTTAACTATGATAAGTTGAATGACTTTGAAAATTCTTATAAAAACATATTGGAAGCAAGAAAACGAAAACCTGATGATGAGGATCTTTTGCAAGCTAGCCTTGGCATTTTGACCCGCAATAAAAAATGGAAACCGGCCATTGAGTTAGCAGAAAAAACCATCCCTATGTATCCGCAAAATCCAGAAGTTCGCTATTTTTATGCTTTAGCACTTTCTGAAAAAGGCGCATCTAAAACAGCACTTTCACAAATTGAAAAAGCAAAAGCCGGCAGCCCCAGTGACTTTCGCATGTTGGAGTTAGAAGGCAAAATTTACTATAACCTAAAAAACTATGACAAAGCGGATGTTAGTTTGCGATGGGCATCCTCTTTGAACCAAAATTCTGCAGAAATTTGGAATAACTTAGCTCTTGTCCAAGAGGCCTTATACAAATCGAATAAAAAATTGGGCAAAAAATCCCAAGCAAATACTTATTTGACGGAAGCTAAGGACTGTATTCAAAAAGCTTCAGATTTGAATGGGGAAAGTGCTACCATTAAAGAAAATTCAAAACGAATTGCTGCCTTCACATCCCTGTGA